A window from Neodiprion fabricii isolate iyNeoFabr1 chromosome 2, iyNeoFabr1.1, whole genome shotgun sequence encodes these proteins:
- the LOC124176738 gene encoding tumor protein p63-regulated gene 1-like protein isoform X3, with translation MCGIIVIVSSLDEGPSVDFGRATLEIAKENEASHQSQGETSSRNTAPEITSANNVPGVAQTPKNVTTLPFKRLDAHTFFSDRNDVVERAIKDCTDTLTKDVDGEIIGCWLLTQISLWDTEKERLVLLTQNALFSVKYDFISLKALEFSRVPLSEIDTVVNGELVYPPTSLVPGRNMVGLQLMWNKGKPLPLEKKWNPFVKNIPWLTFASHPLFWHKGTDLEKMKFDVEGLHAALVSLIGENCHVVSNSIVLENYLGLGALLHNRNALGFFKIRGKVSF, from the exons ATGTGCGGGATTATCGTAATCGTATC CTCGCTAGATGAAGGCCCATCAGTAGATTTTGGTCGTGCGACTTTAGAAATTGCCAAAGAAAATGAAGCTTCTCACCAAAGTCAAGGAGAGACTTCCTCCAGAAATACTG CTCCAGAAATTACAAGTGCCAATAATGTGCCCGGAGTAGCGCAGACACCAAAAAATGTCACCACTCTACCATTCAAACGTCTTGATGCCCACacttttttctcagatagGAATGATGTTGTGGAAAGAGCTATTAAAGATTGTACTGATACTTTGACCAAAGATGTAGATGGAGAAATCATTGGCTGCTGGCTTTTGACACA GATCAGTCTCTGGGATACAGAAAAAGAAAGGCTTGTCTTATTGACACAAAATGCACTCTTCTCAGTTAAATATGACTTCATATCACTCAAGGCATTGGAATTTAGTAGAGTACCTTTGTCAGAGATTGATACAGTTGTAAATGGAGAACTTGTTTACCCACCAACATCACTTGTACC AGGACGAAATATGGTTGGGTTACAACTTATGTGGAACAAAGGAAAGCCTTTACCTTTAGAAAAGAAATGGAACCcattcgttaaaaatattccgtGGCTTACATTTGCCAGCCATCCGTTATTCTGGCATAAGG GTACAGATCTGGAAAAAATGAAGTTTGATGTGGAGGGATTGCATGCGGCGCTAGTCAGTTTAATAGGAGAAAATTGTCATGTCGTTTCTAATTCAATCGTACTAGAAAATTATTTAGGTCTAGGAGCCCTGTTGCATAATAGAAATGCTCtaggattttttaaaattcgtgGCAAAGTTAGTTTTTAA
- the LOC124176738 gene encoding tumor protein p63-regulated gene 1-like protein isoform X1, protein MCGIIVIVSSLDEGPSVDFGRATLEIAKENEASHQSQGETSSRNTAPEITSANNVPGVAQTPKNVTTLPFKRLDAHTFFSDRNDVVERAIKDCTDTLTKDVDGEIIGCWLLTQISLWDTEKERLVLLTQNALFSVKYDFISLKALEFSRVPLSEIDTVVNGELVYPPTSLVPRLNGLAEGVSSIFHNAVRQQWSSFTARSSFGEFESRGRNMVGLQLMWNKGKPLPLEKKWNPFVKNIPWLTFASHPLFWHKGTDLEKMKFDVEGLHAALVSLIGENCHVVSNSIVLENYLGLGALLHNRNALGFFKIRGKVSF, encoded by the exons ATGTGCGGGATTATCGTAATCGTATC CTCGCTAGATGAAGGCCCATCAGTAGATTTTGGTCGTGCGACTTTAGAAATTGCCAAAGAAAATGAAGCTTCTCACCAAAGTCAAGGAGAGACTTCCTCCAGAAATACTG CTCCAGAAATTACAAGTGCCAATAATGTGCCCGGAGTAGCGCAGACACCAAAAAATGTCACCACTCTACCATTCAAACGTCTTGATGCCCACacttttttctcagatagGAATGATGTTGTGGAAAGAGCTATTAAAGATTGTACTGATACTTTGACCAAAGATGTAGATGGAGAAATCATTGGCTGCTGGCTTTTGACACA GATCAGTCTCTGGGATACAGAAAAAGAAAGGCTTGTCTTATTGACACAAAATGCACTCTTCTCAGTTAAATATGACTTCATATCACTCAAGGCATTGGAATTTAGTAGAGTACCTTTGTCAGAGATTGATACAGTTGTAAATGGAGAACTTGTTTACCCACCAACATCACTTGTACC GCGATTAAATGGCTTAGCAGAGGGTGTATCGTCTATCTTTCATAACGCTGTTCGCCAACAGTGGTCATCCTTCACTGCACGCTCCAGTTTTGGGGAATTTGAGTCTAG AGGACGAAATATGGTTGGGTTACAACTTATGTGGAACAAAGGAAAGCCTTTACCTTTAGAAAAGAAATGGAACCcattcgttaaaaatattccgtGGCTTACATTTGCCAGCCATCCGTTATTCTGGCATAAGG GTACAGATCTGGAAAAAATGAAGTTTGATGTGGAGGGATTGCATGCGGCGCTAGTCAGTTTAATAGGAGAAAATTGTCATGTCGTTTCTAATTCAATCGTACTAGAAAATTATTTAGGTCTAGGAGCCCTGTTGCATAATAGAAATGCTCtaggattttttaaaattcgtgGCAAAGTTAGTTTTTAA
- the LOC124176738 gene encoding tumor protein p63-regulated gene 1-like protein isoform X2 — translation MDDSSLDEGPSVDFGRATLEIAKENEASHQSQGETSSRNTAPEITSANNVPGVAQTPKNVTTLPFKRLDAHTFFSDRNDVVERAIKDCTDTLTKDVDGEIIGCWLLTQISLWDTEKERLVLLTQNALFSVKYDFISLKALEFSRVPLSEIDTVVNGELVYPPTSLVPRLNGLAEGVSSIFHNAVRQQWSSFTARSSFGEFESRGRNMVGLQLMWNKGKPLPLEKKWNPFVKNIPWLTFASHPLFWHKGTDLEKMKFDVEGLHAALVSLIGENCHVVSNSIVLENYLGLGALLHNRNALGFFKIRGKVSF, via the exons ATGGATGACAGCTCGCTAGATGAAGGCCCATCAGTAGATTTTGGTCGTGCGACTTTAGAAATTGCCAAAGAAAATGAAGCTTCTCACCAAAGTCAAGGAGAGACTTCCTCCAGAAATACTG CTCCAGAAATTACAAGTGCCAATAATGTGCCCGGAGTAGCGCAGACACCAAAAAATGTCACCACTCTACCATTCAAACGTCTTGATGCCCACacttttttctcagatagGAATGATGTTGTGGAAAGAGCTATTAAAGATTGTACTGATACTTTGACCAAAGATGTAGATGGAGAAATCATTGGCTGCTGGCTTTTGACACA GATCAGTCTCTGGGATACAGAAAAAGAAAGGCTTGTCTTATTGACACAAAATGCACTCTTCTCAGTTAAATATGACTTCATATCACTCAAGGCATTGGAATTTAGTAGAGTACCTTTGTCAGAGATTGATACAGTTGTAAATGGAGAACTTGTTTACCCACCAACATCACTTGTACC GCGATTAAATGGCTTAGCAGAGGGTGTATCGTCTATCTTTCATAACGCTGTTCGCCAACAGTGGTCATCCTTCACTGCACGCTCCAGTTTTGGGGAATTTGAGTCTAG AGGACGAAATATGGTTGGGTTACAACTTATGTGGAACAAAGGAAAGCCTTTACCTTTAGAAAAGAAATGGAACCcattcgttaaaaatattccgtGGCTTACATTTGCCAGCCATCCGTTATTCTGGCATAAGG GTACAGATCTGGAAAAAATGAAGTTTGATGTGGAGGGATTGCATGCGGCGCTAGTCAGTTTAATAGGAGAAAATTGTCATGTCGTTTCTAATTCAATCGTACTAGAAAATTATTTAGGTCTAGGAGCCCTGTTGCATAATAGAAATGCTCtaggattttttaaaattcgtgGCAAAGTTAGTTTTTAA
- the LOC124176737 gene encoding C1GALT1-specific chaperone 1-like: protein MVFLLVKTKAVFFIGFTIGGILALILMLAEDLISTKPVCNVRPSRLYRNLEEKESEVQGQSYRKWLRLQNVKISKADMDELMYAKKYHTAATNSPILESDWLKSKIHITCVVFVEKIKLANAIKNTWAPHCNRIYYFGAEKDKRIPIIKFDIKLTSSWQLLCESIRYIWHDVSNYKISLDTQAKDKIEWLIFVKDDTMVIPENLRYFVAPMDFDKGYYLGHPITLWQQAYNVAQAGYVLSKGSFLKIVSNFNTTEKCATGGKYWKKEDYDLGKHLGSMGIYPLDTRNEDLSGIFHGYSLQSLLWGVAKSGSYWTHSLYPIGPDCCSPRSITFSAGVPDEMYNTYYMLYRLNVYKGNGTYGNQPAATDIPDQEMWKIILEEEFNITNINKISSQQYYKIWRDRYSEPEQFIKNNYKNMPDVLSSLLTAYEAEKKLDQNNTLI, encoded by the exons ATGGTTTTTCTGCTAGTAAAAACTAAAGCCGTATTCTTCATCGGCTTTACAATTGGTGGGATTCTTGCACTGATCTTAATGTTAGCTGAAGATTTAATTAGTACCAAACCTGTTTGCAATGTGAGACCATCAAGATTGTACAGAAATCTAGAGGAAAAGGAGAGCGAGGTACAGGGACAGAGCTACCGAAAGTGGCTGCGCcttcaaaatgtaaaaatctCTAAAGCTGACATGGATGAATTGATGTATGCCAAAAAATACCATACAGCAGCAACAAATAGTCCAATCTTAGAGTCAGATTGgctgaaatcaaaaattcatattacaTGTGTAGTATTCGTCGAAAAGATCAAGCTTGCCAATGCCATAAAAAATACTTGGGCACCACATTGCAACAGGATATATTACTTCGGAGCTGAAAAGGATAAACGAATTCCTATAATCAAATTCGACATAAAACTTACATCTTCTTGGCAACTTCTCTGTGAATCAATAAGATATATCTGGCACGACGtatcaaattataaaatatcctTAGACACCCAAGCCAAAGACAAAATAGAATGGTTGATTTTTGTGAAAGATGATACAATGGTTATACCAGAAAATTTAAGGTACTTTGTAGCTCCGATGGATTTTGACAAAGGCTACTATTTGGGTCACCCCATCACTCTATGGCAACAAGCGTATAATGTAGCACAGGCAGGCTATGTCCTTAGCAAGGGCTCGTTTCTGAAAATTGTATCCAACTTCAATACCACAGAAAAGTGTGCCACTGGTGGTAAATATTGGAAGAAAGAAGATTATGATCTTG GAAAACACTTGGGGTCTATGGGTATTTATCCATTGGATACTAGAAATGAAGATTTGAGTGGGATCTTCCATGGCTATTCGCTACAAAGTCTTTTGTGGGGTGTAGCCAAATCTGGTAGCTATTGGACCCATTCCCTATATCCTATAGGGCCTGATTGCTGCTCGCCTAGATCGATAACGTTCAGTGCAGGAGTGCCGGATGAAATGTACAACACATATTATATGCTTTACCGCCTTAATGTTTACAAAGGGAATGGTACTTACGGTAATCAACCAGCGGCTACGGATATTCCGGACCAAGAG ATGTGGAAGATTATACTTGAGGAAGAATTCAACATCactaatataaataaaatatccagCCAgcaatattacaaaatttggCGCGATAGATACTCGGAACCAGAACAATTCATTaagaataattacaaaaacatGCCTGATGTATTGAGCTCACTACTCACAGCTTAtgaagctgaaaaaaaattagatcaaAATAATACATTAATATAG